TCCGGGGCGGCATCTCCCCCCTCGGCCAGCGCAAGAGGCTGCGCACCGTCCTGGACTCCTCCGCCCGCGATCACGCCACCGTGTGCGTGTCCGCGGGGCGGCGGGGCCTGGAGGTCGAACTGGCGCCGGGCGATCTGGCCGAGCTGACGGGGGCGGTGCTCGCGCCTATCGGGCGGGGGTGAAGGACTCCGGCCCCTCGCCCGGCTGCTGCGGTTCGGGGTCGCGGGGGCCGAACAACGCCGTCAGCCCCAGATGGACCAGGACGGCGGCGAACGGCCAGGACAGCAGCGCCGCCTTCGCGCCGAGCCGCAGCGGCGCCGGGAACGTGACCCCCTTGCCGACGGCCCGCGCATGCGCGATCACGTCGGAGGTGGGACCGAGCCAGACGCCGAGCCGCCACGCCAGCACCGAGCCGAGCAGCCCGCCGAGCGCCAGGCCCACGACGAGCGGTACGCCGCCCCGGCGCCGCCACAGGAACACCGCCAGCCCGCTGACCGCGCCGAACGCCAGCGCCAGCAGGGTGAACGTGCCGTCCACCCCGATCGCCTGCTCGCCCTCGCTGTCCTTGAGGTAGACCGTCCAGGTCCGGCCGGACACCTCGCCGACCAGCGGCACGTGCGGCGTCAGCCACCACCACAGCAGTCCGAGCAGCGCCCCGGCCACGGTCACCACCAGGGTGATCACTGCGGCCTCGCGTGCTTCGGTCTTCATCCCGGGGCCGTCCTCTTGGTAAGCGCCCGCGACCGGCACCCCGGCGGGCGGCGTCTGCCAGACCTGGTGCGCGGAGTCGTCGTGCGGCGGCGGTGGCGGATTCAGCGGTGCGGTCACCCTGACATCGTGCCAGGTCGGCCTGTGCGTCGCGTCATCGGACGGCGGCCCTGCGGTACGCCCACGCCGCGACGGCCAGCGAGACCACCCCGACACCCGCGCACACCCCCAGGTCAGCGAGGACGACCGCCCAGTCCGGGTGTTCCCCGAACGTGCGGGCGTACGCCTCCACGCCGTAGGTGGAGGGCAGCAGGTCCCGCGCCAGCCGGATGATCTCCGGCATCCGGTCGGCGGGCAGCACGCCCAGCAGCAGCGCGGCCGACATGCCCAGCTGCCCGAGCAGCGTGGCCAGCTCGGGCCGGGGCGCGAGCAGCCCCAGCGCCGCGCCGAGCCCGGACAGCGCGGCCCCGGCGAGCGGGACGACCGCGAGCAGCACCCACAGGTTGGACAGCGGCAGCCCGAACAGCGCACAGCCGAAGACGGCGGTCACCAGCGTCCCCGGCACGGTGAAGGAGGCGTACGCCGCCGCCGCGCCCAGCACCACCGCGGCCGGCGGCACCGGCAGGGTGGCGTAGTGGTCGAGCCCGCCGCCGGCCCGCAGCTGCCCGAAGTACTGGGCCAGCAGGTTCAGCGCGACGTAGGCGACGACCAGCACGGACGAGCCGGCCACCACGGACCGCGCCTCGAACCCGTTGTCGACGACCCCGCGCATCATCACGGTGATGCCGACGGACTGGAAGGTGGCCACGAACAGCAGCGGGATCCTGGACACCCGGGCCCGGGACAGCTGTGCCCGGTACACGGCCACCAGGGACGGCCACAGCCGCGCGGCCGGGGCGAGCGGCGCCGCGGCCGGCACCGCCTCCGGCACCGTCCGGGCTCCGTCCGGCAGAACCTGCGCGGGTACGACACTCACGACGTGCTGCTCCTCTTCCCTGCGGCGCCTGCGGTGGTCGTACCGACCCCGGTGCGTACGGCGGCCCGTGTGCTCACGCCTTCACCAGCCCCCGCCGCGCGGCGCCGCCCAGCGCGAGGTAGACGTCCTCCAGGCTGGGCGTGGCGAGGGTGAAGTCGTCCAGCGCGGCGAAGGCGGCACCGCCGGTCACCGTGGCGACGGCGGCGCGGGCCTCCTCGGGCGCGAGCCGCAGCGTCCAGCGCCGGCCGGACTCCACCGCCCGCTCGCGCAGCACGGCGACCTCGGGCACGTCCAGCGGTGCGCGCTCCCGCCACACCAGCTCCACCCGCACCTCGCCGGCGACCTGTTCCTTCAGGCCGGCGGGGGTGTCGCAGGCGATGACCCGGCCCCGGTCGAGCACGGCGACCCGGTCGAGCACGGTCTCGGCCTCGATGACGTTGTGGGTGACCAGCAGCACGGTGGTGCCGTGCTGGGCGCGGCGCCGGTCCACGGCCGCCCAGACCGCGCGCCGGGCCACCGGGTCCATGCCGGTGGTCGGCTCGTCCAGGACCAGCAG
This Streptomyces misionensis DNA region includes the following protein-coding sequences:
- a CDS encoding ABC transporter permease; this encodes MSVVPAQVLPDGARTVPEAVPAAAPLAPAARLWPSLVAVYRAQLSRARVSRIPLLFVATFQSVGITVMMRGVVDNGFEARSVVAGSSVLVVAYVALNLLAQYFGQLRAGGGLDHYATLPVPPAAVVLGAAAAYASFTVPGTLVTAVFGCALFGLPLSNLWVLLAVVPLAGAALSGLGAALGLLAPRPELATLLGQLGMSAALLLGVLPADRMPEIIRLARDLLPSTYGVEAYARTFGEHPDWAVVLADLGVCAGVGVVSLAVAAWAYRRAAVR
- a CDS encoding AAA family ATPase, which codes for MTAPLNPPPPPHDDSAHQVWQTPPAGVPVAGAYQEDGPGMKTEAREAAVITLVVTVAGALLGLLWWWLTPHVPLVGEVSGRTWTVYLKDSEGEQAIGVDGTFTLLALAFGAVSGLAVFLWRRRGGVPLVVGLALGGLLGSVLAWRLGVWLGPTSDVIAHARAVGKGVTFPAPLRLGAKAALLSWPFAAVLVHLGLTALFGPRDPEPQQPGEGPESFTPAR